One Cervus canadensis isolate Bull #8, Minnesota chromosome 1, ASM1932006v1, whole genome shotgun sequence genomic window carries:
- the FN3K gene encoding fructosamine-3-kinase, producing the protein MEQLLRAELRTATLRAFGSPGAGCISEGRAYDTDAGPVFVKINHRTLARQMFEGEMASLEALRSTGLVRVPRPIKVIDLPGGGAAFVMEHLKMRGLSSQASKLGDQMADLHLYNQKLGEKLREEENRVGQRAEGAGPQYVTKFGFHTVTCCGFIPQVNEWQDDWPTFFTRHRLQSQLDLIEKDYADREARELWSQLQVKIPDLFCGLEIVPALLHGDLWSGNVAEDDSGPIIYDPASFYGHSEFELAIALMFGGFPRPFFTAYHQKVPKAPGFDRRLLLYQLFNYLNHWNHFGRQYRSPSLGTMRKLLK; encoded by the exons ATGGAGCAGCTGCTGCGCGCGGAGCTGCGCACCGCGACCCTGCGCGCCTTCGGGAGCCCCGGGGCCGGCTGCATCAGCGAGGGGCGCGCCTATGACACAGATGCCGGCCCGGTGTTTGTCAAGATCAACCACAGGACGCTG GCCCGGCAGATGTTTGAGGGGGAGATGGCGAGCCTGGAGGCTCTTCGGAGCACTGGCCTGGTGAGGGTGCCTCGGCCCATCAAGGTGATTGACCTGCCTGGAGGTGGGGCTGCCTTTGTGATGGAGCATCTGAAGATGAGGGGCCTGAGcag TCAGGCATCAAAACTTGGAGACCAGATGGCAGATTTGCACCTTTATAACCAGAAGCTCGGGGAGAagctgagggaggaggagaacAGAGTGG GCCAGAGGGCCGAGGGTGCTGGGCCCCAGTATGTGACCAAGTTCGGCTTCCACACAGTGACCTGCTGTGGTTTCATCCCACAG GTGAACGAGTGGCAGGATGACTGGCCAACCTTCTTCACCCGGCACCGGCTCCAATCACAGCTGGACCTCATTGAGAAGGATTATGCTGACCGAGAGGCACGAGAACTCTGGTCACAGCTACAG gTGAAGATTCCAGATTTGTTTTGTGGCCTGGAGATTGTCCCTGCCCTTCTTCACGGGGATCTCTGGTCGGGCAATGTGGCAGAGGATGACAGCGGGCCCATTATTTATGACCCAGCCTCCTTCTACGGCCATTCTGAGTTTGAACTGGCAATTGCCTTGATGTTCGGGGGGTTTCCCAGGCCCTTCTTCACCGCCTACCACCAGAAGGTCCCCAAGGCTCCAGGGTTTGACAGGAGGCTGCTGCTCTATCAGCTCTTTAACTACTTGAACCACTGGAACCACTTCGGCAGGCAGTACAGGAGCCCATCGCTGGGCACCATGAGGAAGCTTCTCAAATAG